Within the Nocardioides humi genome, the region CGTACGCCGGGACCGGGGTCACCGGGTAGTCGGGGTCGACCACGGGAGCACTCCCGGCGCCGGGCTGCACGGGGCGCTCGGACAGCGTCATGACTCCTCCCCGATGTCCTCGGCCCACAGGTCGGGCTTCTCGCGCATCATCGTGTCCATCAGCTCGCGGCAGACCGGGTCGTCCACGAGGTCGACGACCACCCCGCGCGAGCGCAGCCACGACTCGGACGCCTCGAAGCTGGTGTTCTCGCCGACCACGATCCGGGGGATGTCGTAGAGCACGGAGGTCCCGGCGCACATGAAGCAGGGGGAGAGCGTGGTGTACAGCGTGCTCGCGCGGTACACCTTCGCGGGCAGCCGGCCGGCGTTCTCGATGCAGTCGGTCTCGCCGTGCCGGATGGCGGAGCCGAGCTGGACCCGCCGGTTGCGGCCGACGGCGAGCACCTCGCCCTCGTGCACCAGCGCGGCGCCGATGGGGATGCCGCCCTCCTCCCAGCCGATCCGGGCCTGCTCGATCGCGAGGCCGAGGAAGCTGCGGTCGTCGTCGGTGATCATGGTTGCCTCCGCTGTCGCCTGAGTGTGTCGGGGCTCACATCACCAGAGGCGCCGAGGGCCGGCAAGGGACATACTGTCCGGCATGAGGCGCGATCGTCCGGACGGAATGACCTGATGGGGGCAACTCTCGCCGAGGTGCTGGCCCTGCCGTCGTTCCGGGCTGCCAGCACCGAGGTGCTCCACGGCGATCCGGAGCGGGTGCAGGTCCGCTGGGTGCACTCCTCGGAGGTCTTCGAGATGGGCGCCCTGCTCGCGGGCGGCGAGGTGCTGCTGACCACCGGCCTCGGCCTGCACGGGCGCACCGCCGACCACCTCGCGTCGTACGTCGACCAGCTGGCCGACGCGGGCGTCGCGGCCCTCGCGCTGGAGCTGGGCAGGACGTTCTTCGCCGTGCCGGAGCCGATCCTGGCCGCGGCCCGGCGCCGCGGCCTCGCGCTGCTGGCCTTCCCGGCGATGGTGCCGTTCGAGCGGATGGTCGAGGACTTCCACGAGCTGCTGGTACGCCGCAGGGTCGCGGCCGGCGGTGACGCCGGGGACGCCGGCTGGCGGGCGCTGACCCAGGTGGTGATCGAGGGCCACGGGCTGCGCGCGCTGCTCGACGAGGTGTCCCGGCTGGCGGGGTGCGCGGTCGAGCTGCGCGACGCCGACGGCCAGACGGTCGAGCGGAGCCGGATCGCGTCGGTGGCCGACGAGGACGGGATCGCCACGCCCGTGCGCGGTCCTGCGGGCCCGCTCGGCACGCTGCGCCTGCTCGGCGCGGAGGGCGCGGACCGGCTGCGCCTGGCCGAGGTCGCCGCCCACGCGGTGGCGCTGGAGCTCGGGCGGGGGAGCGGCGCGGGGCACCGCCCGGGGCCGGCGCAGTCCCTGGTGTCCGACCTGGTCGCCGGCGTCGTGGTCGCCCGGACCGACGTGCTGCACCGGCTGGCCGCGCTGGGCTGGCCGCCCCCGGAGGGGCGTCACCTGGTCGTGGCGGCCGTGGAGGTCGACGCCGCCGTACCGCTGACCGATGCGGTCGCCGCCACCGAGGCGGCGCTGCTGGACGACGGGCGCGGCGACCCGGCGGTGCTGGTCGGCGTCACCGGCGGGCACGTCGTCGTCGTGCATCGCGGCGGCCGGCGCCCCGTGCCGGCGCAGGTCCGCGACGAGCTCACCGGGGCGCGGGAGCGGATCGCGGCCCGGCTGCCCGGGCGGATCCTGGTCGCCGCGGCCACGCCGGTCGCCGATCCCGGCGACCTCGCCGCGGCGGTCGGCCGGGCCCGGCAGGTGCTGCGCACGGCCCGCCGCTACGGCCACCGCGACGGCGTCGTGATGGAGCGGGACGTCGCCGCCCACCGGCTGGTCACGGCCTCGGTCGACCCGGAGGCGATGCGCGGGTTCGTGCAGGAGCAGGTCGGCCCGCTCATCGACCACGACCGGGAGCACCGCAGCGAACTGCTGCGCACCCTCGACGCCTATCTCGCGTGCTCGCTGTCGAAGGCCCGCACCGCCGCCCTGCTCGGGATCCGCCGGCAGTCGCTCTACGACCGGCTGACCCGGATCGAGCGGCTGCTCGGCGTCTCCCTCGACGAGCCCGACCACCGCACCGGCCTCGGGATCGCGCTCCTCGGCTGGCGGATGCGCACCGGCCTCGACCCGCAGGTCGGCTTCGGCGGCTGACCGCGCTCGGCTCAGCCTGGGGGCAGGCTCAGCCCACGGAGGACAGCAGCGAGGCCCAGTTCTTCTTGGTCCACTTGTCCTTGACCTTCTGCCCGGCCTGGGCCTGCCACGCGTGGATGCCCTTCCTCAGCAACTTGTTGTACTTCTTCGACATCTTGCCGGGGTAGAGGCCCTTGACCTGGAGCCGGCACTTCAGGGCCCGGATCTGCTTCGGCTTGGACTTCCTCGGCGTGATCTTCTTGTACTTCGCCGGGGTCGCGCAGGCCGCCTGCGGGACGGCCGTCCCGTCGTCGCTGAGCTCGAGCCAGTTGCTGTCGATGTTGATCGTCACGCCGCCCCAGGTCTCGTTGTGGCCGCCCTGGTACTGCTTCATCCGGTTGCCCGGGCGCCAGCCGTCCTCGGCGATGTAGCTGGTCGAGGTGTTGGCGACACCGTCCCACCGGGCGATCCAGATCCGGTCGGGCAGGATCACGTCGCCCCGGCCCTGGATCCTGGCGTCGTCGAGGATCTTGATCCCGGACCCGGCGCTGGAGTAGACGCCCGGGACGTAGTTGAGCTTGCGTGTCTTCTTGGTCCAGCCGGACAGGAAGGAGAGCGCCGACTCCCGGCAGGTGGCGTCCTTGTAGTTCGACCAGCCCTCGAGGTCGTACCAGAGCGTGCTGCGGGGCACGATGCCGAGCGCGCTGGCGGCGGCGACGGCGCTCTTGGCCTCCTTCTTACCTTGCTTGAACGCGGCCTGGTAGCCGTTCGCGCCGTCGTTGCTGATCGTCGGGTCGATGTTCTTGCCGTAGCGCGGGAACCGGCCCACGCAGGTGGACTGCGGGCCGAGGGTGATCGGCAGGATCCGCCAGCCCTTGGCCAGCTGGGTGCTGACCCAGGTCGGCGTCAGGTTGGGCTGGTCGCGGCAGAAGCGCGAGTTGCCGGAGATGTAGACGCCGACCGCCCGGAAGGGGGAGTGCTCGAGCCAGGCGTCCATGTTCTTCTGGCTCTGCGTCTGGCACTGGTCGAACCCGTAGCCGGTGAAGTCGCCCGGGGTGACCGGGTTCGTCGTCGTCGCGGCCAGGTCCACCGGCGCGTCCGTCACGGGCGGCTCGGCCGGAGCCGGTCCCTCGGGGATCAGCAGCACGAGGGCCAGCAGGACGGTGAGGGCACCGGCCGCCGTGCCCGCGACGGGGAGGCGGAACCGGGGGCGGACCCGGTGGCGGACGGGCGTGGGAACGGACCGGGAGGGCATTGCAGACTCCAGGGGAAGAGGGGTCATGACGAGTGCGGCCGAGTCACGATAACCACAACTTTCACACCGGTAACAGGGATCGGCATGAACTACAGACCTGTAATTCGCGACCGCGACTCATAGGGTGGCGGGGTGCCGCTGCAACCGGGTGACTCCTTCGGTCGATACGACGTCACCGGCCAGCTCGGCCGGGGCGGCATGGGCGTCGTCCTCGCGGCCGTGCACCGCGACCTCGACCGGCCCGTGGCGCTCAAGGTGCTGGCGCCCCATCTCGCCGGGGACGCGACCTACCGGACCCGGTTCCTGCGTGAGGCCCGGGCCCTGGCCCGCCTGGACTCGCCGTACGTCGTGCGGGTCTTCGACGCCGGCGAGGAGGACGGCGCGCTCTTCATCGCGACCGAGCTGGTCCGCGGCGGTGACCTCAACCGGCTGCTGCGCGAGGAGGGTCCCCTGCCCCTGCCCGATGCCGTGGCGCTGGTCCGCGACCTCGCGCTGGGTCTCGGCGCGGCCCACGACGTCGGCATCCTGCATCGCGACATCAAGCCCTCCAACGTGCTGGTCGGAGAGCTCGCCGACGGCCGGATCCGCCCGGTGCTGTGCGACTTCGGCATCGCGGCCGTCGCCGACCTCGAGCAGCTCGCCACCACCGGCGCCGTCGGGACGCCCGGCTACATGGCGCCCGAGCGGCACCACGGCGCCGACGCCACGGTCGCCTCGGACATCTACGCGCTCGGCTGCGTGCTCTGGGCGGCGCTCACCGCGCGGGCGCCGTACGAAGGGGCCACCGGGCAGGTCCTGCTCGGTCATCTCCAGGGCCCGGTCCCGCAGCTGCCGGCGTCGAGCGCCGGCGCCGCGGCGGTCAACGAGGTCCTCGCGGCGGCGATGGCGAAGGACCCCGCCGAGCGGTTCGGTACGACGACGGCGCTGGTCGCGGCGCTCGACGCGATCCCGCTCGACGACCCCGAGCCCACCCTGATCGACTCCGGCCCGCCCACCCGGCCCCGGGCCGTCGCGCCCACCCCGGTCCGTGGGCGGCGCCGGGTCCCGCTGCTGATCGGCCTCGTCGCGGCGCTCGTCCTCGTGGTGGGCGCGATCGCCTGGGCCCTCGACCGCTCCGGCCCTGCTCCGCCGGCACGCGCGAGCGACCCGTCGGCGGGTGTCGCCGAGCCGGAGGCCGACGCGCTGCTCGCCGTCTTCCCCCGTGCGGCCGACTGTGCGGTGGTGCCCGATCCCAAGTCGGCCCGGGTGCAGGCCCGCTGGTGCCTCGACGCCACGTCGTCGGTGTACTACGCGCAGTGGCGCGGCTGGGACGCCATGGACGCCAACTACCGGGACCGGACCGAGCGGGACTACTCGTACCGCTCCGACCTGCACGCGGCCTGGGTGGAGCTCACCGAGGCCGACCGCAGGTACTGTCAGCGCAAGCTCGCCGTCTGGTACGTCGACCGCGCGGCGCCGTACTCGGTCACCGTCTGCGCGGACGGCGAGCAGGCGGTGCGCGAGGCGCTGGAGGACCTCGACCTGCCGCCGGGCGACGAGGTCGCCGCCCGGGCCGATCCCGCGCCCGACGCGCTCGTCGCCGCCTTCCCGCGCGCCGCCGGCTGCACGGAGGTGCCCGAGCCGAAGCCGACCCGCGTGCGGGCCCGCTGGTGCCACGACGACTCCTCCTCCGTGCACTACACGCAGTGGCGGGACTGGGACGTGATGGACGCCAACTACCGGAGCGAGATCGTCGACCCGCTGGAGGTCCGCGACGACCTCCACGCCGCGTGGGTCGAGCTGACCAAGGCGGACGGCAAGCAGTGGAGGAGCAAGCTCGCCGTCTGGTACGACGACCGCGCGGCGCCGTACTCCATCACGATCTATGCGAACGGCGAGCAGGCCGTGCGCGACGTGCTCGAGGACCTCGACCTGCCGCCGGGCGAGGACGTCGCGGCCGTCCCACAGGACTGAGCCGATCAGGGCGATCCGTCCTCCGGCCGATACCCTTGGGGCCGTGGCCGACACCGCTTCCGCACCTGCCCGTCCGACGCTCGACACCGTGGCCGTGGCAGCCGGTGACCCGGACCGCGAGCAGCCCTGGTCCGAGCTCGGCCTGAAGGCCGACGAGTACGACCGGATCCGCGAGATCCTGGGCCGCCGGCCGACGTCCAGCGAGCTGGCGATGTACTCCGTCATGTGGAGCGAGCACTGCTCCTACAAGTCCTCCAAGGTGCACCTCAAGCAGTTCGGCGAGCTGGCCCAGGAGACCCCGATCGGCCCGATGCTGGCCGGCATCGGCGAGAACGCCGGTGTCATCGACATCGGCCAGGGCTACGCGGTCAGCTTCAAGGTCGAGAGCCACAACCACCCGTCGTACGTCGAGCCCTACCAGGGCGCCGCGACCGGCGTCGGCGGCATCGTCCGCGACATCATCGCGATGGGCGCCCGCCCGATCGCGGTGATGGACCCGCTGCGCTTCGGCCCGCTCGACGCCGAGGACACCCACCGCGTGCTGCCCGGGATCGTCGCGGGCGTCGGCGGCTACGGCAACTGCCTGGGCCTGCCGAACATCGGCGGCGAGGCGGTCTTCGACGAGACCTACCTCGGCAACCCGCTCGTCAACGCGCTCTGCGTCGGCGTGCTGCGCCACGAGGACCTCCACCTGGCCAAGGCGTCCGGCACCGGCAACCGCGTCATCCTGTACGGCGCCCGCACCGGCGGCGACGGCATCGGGGGAGTGTCGGTGCTGGCGAGCGAGACCTTCGACGCCGACGGACCCGCCAAGCGTCCGAGCGTCCAGGTCGGCGACCCGTTCATGGAGAAGCTGCTCATCGAGTGCACCCTCGAGCTGTTCGCGGCGGGCGTCGTCGCCGGCATCCAGGACCTCGGCGGCGCCGGCCTCTCCTGCGCGACCTCCGAGCTGGCGTCGGCCGGCGACGGCGGCATGCGCTGCGAGCTCGACCGCGTCCCGCTGCGCGACTCGACGCTGTCGCCGGAGGAGATCCTGATGAGCGAGAGCCAGGAGCGGATGATGGCGGTCGTCGAGCCCGCCGCCGTCGCGGCCTTCCTGGCGATCTGCGCCAAGTGGGACGTCGAGGCCGTCGACATCGGCGAGGTCACCGACACCGGCCGGCTCGAGATCACCTGGCACGGCCAGACCGTGGTCGACGTGCCCCCGCGGTCGGTGGCGCACGACGGGCCGACGTACCAGCGCCCGTTCGCCCGCCCCGACTGGCAGGACGCGCTCCAGGCCGACGCCGCCGAGAGGCTGCCGCGACCGGCGACCGGCGACGAGCTGCGCGCGACCCTGCTGCGGCTGGTCGCGAGCCCCAACCTGTGCGACAAGTCGTGGATCACCGACCAGTACGACCGCTACGTCCAGGGCAACACCGTCCTCGCGCAGCCGGCCGACTCCGGCATGATCCGCGTCGACGAGGAGACCCACCTCGGCGTCTCCGTCGCGACCGACTGCAACGGCCGGTTCGCCAAGCTGGACCCGTACGCCGGCGCGCAGCTCGCGCTCGCCGAGGCCTACCGCAATGTCGCCACCGGCGGCGCCGTTCCGCTCGCCGTCAGCGACTGCCTCAACTTCGGCTCGCCCGAGGACCCGGCGGTGATGTGGCAGTTCGCCGAGGCCTGCCGCGGTCTCAAGGACGCCTGCGACGAGCTCGGCATCCCGGTCACCGGCGGCAACGTCAGCCTCTACAACCAGACCGGCGAGACCGCCATCCTGCCGACCCCCGTGGTCGCGGTGCTCGGCGTCGTCGAGGACGTGCGCCGCCGTACGCCGTCCTCGTTCCAGGCCGCCGGCGAGCGGATCGTGCAGCTCGGCAGCACCCACGAGGAGCTCTCCGGCTCGGAGTGGGCACATGTCGTCCACGGCCACCTCGGCGGTCGCCCGCCCGCGGTGAACCTCGCCGCCGAGCACAACCTCGCCGCGCTGCTGCACGACCTGGTCGGCCTCGCCACCAGCGCCCACGACCTCTCCGACGGCGGGCTCGCCCAGGCGCTCGCGGAGGCGGCGCTGGTCGGCGGCGTCGGCGCCCGGGTCGAGCTGCTGCAGGGCGACCCGTTCCTCGACCTGTTCGCCGAGTCCGCGGCGCGCGCGATCGTCACCGTCCCCGTCGACAGGCTGGAGGAGCTGATGGTGGTCGCGGCGCGGCACGCCGTCCCCGCCTTCGAGCTCGGTACCACCGGCGGTGACGTCCTCGCCGTCGAGGGCCAGTTCGAGGTCCCCCTCGCCGAGCTGCGCGAGGCGTGGACCGCCACCCTGCCGAACGCCCTGGCCTGAGCTACTTCCGCAGCCGGGCCTCGGCCGTGACGCCGAGGTCGAGCGTGGCCTTGGCCTCGGCGCCGCCGTACGTCGAGGCGAGCAGCAGCTCGTAGTCCTGGTCGATGGTGAGCGTCCTGGACGCCTTCTCCGCGACGTCGAAGACGACGTGGAACTCGCTCGTGCAGCCGCCGCTGTTGGCCGGGTCGGGGCACACGGTGTTGGCGTTGTCGCGGATGACCCGGGCCGCCTCGGTCTTGCCGAGGCGGTAGGTGCTCTCGACCTTGTCGGCGTAGTAGATGGCGCCCGACTTGAGGTCCTCGGCGAGCTCGTTCCAGCGGCCCAGCGTGGTCCGCACGGTCACCACCAGCCAGCTGCGGCCCTCCTCGGCCCAGGCGTCGCCGGCGTACGGCAGGCGCATCGGCCGGGTGACGCTGCAGGAGAACTCCGGCGGCCGCACCGTCGGCCGGCCGAAGTCGACCTCCGGCGCGCAGGGGTACCGCTTCGTGCGGGGCTTCGCGATGTCGTACAGGCTCGCGGCCGCGCCGGCCTCGACGTCGCCGCTGGCCAGGTCGACCTGCTGGCTGACGCCGTCGAAGGCGACGGTGAGCTGCGGGCTGCGGCCCTTGCCCCGGACCAGGACGTAGAACGACTCCGCGCCCTCCCCGGTCTGCTCCGGCGCCGGCAGGCGGTACGACGCGCCGTCGGCGACGAGGTCCACGACCGGCTTGGCCTGGGTGTCGAGGTAGGCGGAGAGGGCGCCGAAGGTCGCGGCGTCGTACTGCCAGGTGATCGGCACGAACGCGCTGCCCTCGGGAGCCTCGAGCTGCTCCAGCTGGCGGGTGTCCCTGGCCTCGATCTCGGTGACCGACTCGCCGACGGTGACCTCGAGCCGCCCGATCGGCAGCGCCACCACCGACTCGACGCCCTTGCCGGAGAACTGGGCGTCCTGGCGCGCGGGCACGACGTCGCCGACCTCGACCCCGCTGCCGCCGTCGCCGCACGACGCGAGGGCGGGGGCGAGGAGGAGCAGGATCAGGGTGGATCCGAGCGCGGGCGCGATGCGACGCGGGCGGGAGCGGGGACGCATGGGGAGTAGCCTGCCACCCCGTGCCCTCCCGTCTGCGCCCAGCCGATCCCGTGGCCGTGGCGGCCGCCCTGGCCCGGGTCGAGGCCGACGCCGCCGAGCGCGCCGACCTGCGCCTGCTGACCAAGCACTTCCTCGCGCTGCTGGAGGAGCGTGCCCCCGGCCGGTCGGTCGAGGTCCGGGTGCCGCCGTACGCCGCGGTGCAGGTGATCGAGGGCGTCCGGCACACCCGCGGCACGCCGCCGGCCGTCGTCGAGACCGACGCCGCCACCTGGATCGCGGTGGCCACCGGCCGGCTCGCGTGGGCCGACGCGGTCGACGGGGGACAGGTGCGGGCCAGTGGGGAGCGGACCGACCTGGCGCCGTACCTGCCGCTGGGGTAGGGGCGAGGTCAGTCGCCCTCGAGGGCGTCGGCGAGCTCCTGGGCCGCGTCCTGGTCGAAGTCGCCGGCGATCTGCACCTTCCCCTCGGTGATCGCGGTCTGGATGATCGGGGCGCTGATCACGGTCCCGCCCGACAGGACCGCGAGCTGCTGGCCGGTGCCGACCAGCTCCGCGGTGAGGTCCGCGAACGCCGCGGTCGCCTCGTCGTCGAGCTCCAGCATCACGGTCCAGCCCCCGGAGGGGCCGGCGCCGACCTCGGCGTCGTCCACGCCGCCGACGATCTCGGCCGGCCCGAGCCGGTAGACCATGCCCTCGCCGTCGCAGGCGATCGCCTCGGCCGTCGGCTCCGGCTGCTCCGCGGGCAGGCCGCCGCAGTCGGCCGGCAGCGGCGTCGGCGCCGGCGTGGCCGCGGGGCTCGCCGTGGACTCGAGCACGCGGCGGAACTGCACCGGCTCCGCCGGCGTACCGGCGGGGGAGGTCGGCTCGGCGACCGGGCCGCCGTTCCCGTCGTCCCGGGCGTCCGCGTCGTCGCCGTCGCCGCAGGCGGCGAGGGCCAGGGTGAGCGCGGTCGCGAGCGTGATGGCCCCGAGGGCCCGAGAAGGTGCCATGCCTCGATCCTGCACCATAGGTTGGTGGCATGACCGGACCCGTCCCCACCATCGACCTGCGTACGCGCCTCGCCGAGATCCTCCCGGGTGTCCGATCGGACCTCGAGGCCCTCGTCCGCATCCAGTCCGTCAGTGCCGACCCCGACCGCCTCGACCAGGTCGAGGTGAGCGCCCGGGCGACCGCCGACCTGTTCGCCGCCGAGGGCGTCGACGTGCAGATCGTGCGCGCGTACGACGGCGCCCCGCCCGCCGTGATCGGGGAGAAGAAGGGTCCTGAGGGCGCGCCGACGGTGCTCCTCTACGCCCACCACGACGTGCAGCCCGAGAACGACCACGCCGAGTGGGACTCGCCGCCCTACGAGCCCACGGAGCGCGACGGCCGGCTCTACGGCCGCGGCGCCGCCGACGACAAGGCCGGGATCATGACCCACGTGGCGGCGCTCCGCCTGCTGGGGGACGAGCTGCCGGTCACCGTGCGCCTGTTCATCGAGGGCGAGGAGGAGGTCGCCAGCGCGACCCTCCCGCAGCTGCTGGAGAAGTACGTCGACGAGCTGCGCTCCGACGTCATCGTGATCGCCGACTCCGGCAACTGGGACATCGGCGTCCCCGCGCTCACCACCAGCCTGCGCGGCCTGGTGCGGGTCAACGTCGAGGTCCGCACGCTCACGCACGCCGTCCACCAGGGCATGTGGGGCGGCCTGGTCCCGGACGCCCTGATCACCCTGTCCCGCCTCATCGCGACGCTCCACGACGACGCCGGCCGGGTGGCCGTCGCCGGACTGCACAGCGGGCCCGCGGCCGACGTGGAGTATCCCGAGGAGCGGCTGCGCGCCGAGTCGGGGGTCGCCGACGGCGTCGCGTGGATCGGCTACGGCCCCGCCGTCGAGCGGCTGTGGACCCAGCCCGCGCTCTCCGTCATCGGCCTCGACGCGCCGAAGGTCGACGGCTCCTCCAACACGCTCATCCCGTCGGCCCGCGCGCGCCTGGCGCTGCGCACCGCCCCCGGCGAGACCTCCGAGAACGCCGTCGCCGCGCTGCGGGCGCACCTGGAGAAGCACGTCCCCTGGGGCGCCCGGCTCGCGATCGAGGTCGTGGACACCGGCGAGCCGATCGAGCTCGACGTCACCGGCCCGGCGTACGACGCCGCGCGGGCCGCCTTCACCGAGGCCTGGGACGGCACCGCCCCGGTCGACATGGGCGTCGGCGGCTCGATCCCGTTCATCGCGGAGTTCCTCGAGACCTTCCCCGCCGCCTCGGTGCTGGTCACCGGCGTCGAGGACCCCGACACCCGCGCCCACGGCCCCAACGAGGGCCTCCACCTCGCCGAGTTCGAGCGGGTCCTCCTCGCCGAGGCCCTGCTCCTGCGCAATCTGGCCCGATGACTGGGTGAAAGTCGAGTGATCCGCTAGACTAACTCGCATGACGTCGATCCAGGACACGGCACCCGTCAGCGAGCGCACGCGGGTGGCGGTGATCGGCGGGGGCGCGAGCGGGGTCCTCACGGCGATCAACCTGCTGGTCCGCTCCGACGACCCGGGCCTGGAGGTCGTGGTCCACGAGGCGAGCGGGATCGTCGGCCGCGGGGTGGCGTACGGCACCAACGACCAGCGGCACCTGCTCAACGTCCGGGCGCGTCACATGAGCGCGTTCCCGGACGCCCCCTCCGACCTGCTCGACTGGGCGCTGCGGACCGGGCGCAGCAGCGACCCGCAGGGCTTCCTCCCGCGCGCCGACTACGCGATCTACCTCCAGGACCGGCTCGCCGACGTCGCCGACGACCGGCTCCGGATCCGCGCCGGCCGGGTGCTCGACGTGGTGCCGAACGGGGCCGGCTTCGACGTCGTCACCGAGCGCTCCACCGCCACCGCGGACGCGGTCGTCCTCTGCCACGGCAACCAGCCGCCGCGCCCCCTGACGACCCTCGACGGGGCCGCGCTGCCGGAGGCGCCCTGGCATGTCGCCAACCCCTGGGAGCTGGCCCGGCTGCGGGCGCTGCCCGCGGACGCCCGCGTCGTCGTGGTCGGCACCGGCCTCACCGCGATCGACACCGTGATCACGCTGCTCGAGGACGGCCCGGAACGGCACGTCACCATGGTCAGCCGCAACGGCCTGCTGCCGAAGCCCCACGTCGGCCAGGCCCACACCGCCTGGGTCACCAAGGTCCCCGACGACGCCCTGACCGCCGACGCCGTCGCCGACGCCGTCGCCGAGGAGTGCCGGGCCGCCGCCGAGCGCGGGGTCGGCTGGCGCGCGGTCGTCGACGGCCTCCGCCCGCTCACCCAGGAGCTCTGGCGCCGGCTGCCGCTCGACGAGCGGCGCCGCTTCCTCGACGTCCACGCCCGCGACTGGGAGATCCGCCGGCACCGGATGGCGCCCGAGGTCGCGCTTCGCCTCCAGTCCTACCGGTACGACGACCGCCTGGCCGTCCACGCCGGCGTCCTGCACGCCGTGGAGGACCTCGGCGAGCGCTGTCGCCTCACCACCGCCGCCGGCCAGTCGCCGGTCGAGGTGGACGCGGTCGTCAACTGCACCGGCCCGCTCGCCGACGTACGCCAGAGCGCCGAGCCCCTCCTCCGGGCCCTCGTCGCCCGCGGCACCGCCGCCGCCGACCCGCTCGCCCTCGGGCTCGACTCCAGCGCCGACGGCGAGGTGGTCGGCGCCGACGGACGGGTCGTCGACGGGCTCTACGTCGTCGGCCCGCCGCGCAAGGGGACGCTGTGGGAGTCGACCGCCATCCCCGAGATCCGGGCCCAGGCCGCCCAGGTCGCGGCCGCCGTGGTGGCGCGCACCTCGCGCAAGGTCGCCGCCAACTGAGTAAGAGATTCCGCC harbors:
- a CDS encoding serine/threonine-protein kinase; this translates as MPLQPGDSFGRYDVTGQLGRGGMGVVLAAVHRDLDRPVALKVLAPHLAGDATYRTRFLREARALARLDSPYVVRVFDAGEEDGALFIATELVRGGDLNRLLREEGPLPLPDAVALVRDLALGLGAAHDVGILHRDIKPSNVLVGELADGRIRPVLCDFGIAAVADLEQLATTGAVGTPGYMAPERHHGADATVASDIYALGCVLWAALTARAPYEGATGQVLLGHLQGPVPQLPASSAGAAAVNEVLAAAMAKDPAERFGTTTALVAALDAIPLDDPEPTLIDSGPPTRPRAVAPTPVRGRRRVPLLIGLVAALVLVVGAIAWALDRSGPAPPARASDPSAGVAEPEADALLAVFPRAADCAVVPDPKSARVQARWCLDATSSVYYAQWRGWDAMDANYRDRTERDYSYRSDLHAAWVELTEADRRYCQRKLAVWYVDRAAPYSVTVCADGEQAVREALEDLDLPPGDEVAARADPAPDALVAAFPRAAGCTEVPEPKPTRVRARWCHDDSSSVHYTQWRDWDVMDANYRSEIVDPLEVRDDLHAAWVELTKADGKQWRSKLAVWYDDRAAPYSITIYANGEQAVRDVLEDLDLPPGEDVAAVPQD
- a CDS encoding sterol carrier family protein, which codes for MPSRLRPADPVAVAAALARVEADAAERADLRLLTKHFLALLEERAPGRSVEVRVPPYAAVQVIEGVRHTRGTPPAVVETDAATWIAVATGRLAWADAVDGGQVRASGERTDLAPYLPLG
- a CDS encoding SecDF P1 head subdomain-containing protein, with the protein product MAPSRALGAITLATALTLALAACGDGDDADARDDGNGGPVAEPTSPAGTPAEPVQFRRVLESTASPAATPAPTPLPADCGGLPAEQPEPTAEAIACDGEGMVYRLGPAEIVGGVDDAEVGAGPSGGWTVMLELDDEATAAFADLTAELVGTGQQLAVLSGGTVISAPIIQTAITEGKVQIAGDFDQDAAQELADALEGD
- the purL gene encoding phosphoribosylformylglycinamidine synthase subunit PurL; amino-acid sequence: MADTASAPARPTLDTVAVAAGDPDREQPWSELGLKADEYDRIREILGRRPTSSELAMYSVMWSEHCSYKSSKVHLKQFGELAQETPIGPMLAGIGENAGVIDIGQGYAVSFKVESHNHPSYVEPYQGAATGVGGIVRDIIAMGARPIAVMDPLRFGPLDAEDTHRVLPGIVAGVGGYGNCLGLPNIGGEAVFDETYLGNPLVNALCVGVLRHEDLHLAKASGTGNRVILYGARTGGDGIGGVSVLASETFDADGPAKRPSVQVGDPFMEKLLIECTLELFAAGVVAGIQDLGGAGLSCATSELASAGDGGMRCELDRVPLRDSTLSPEEILMSESQERMMAVVEPAAVAAFLAICAKWDVEAVDIGEVTDTGRLEITWHGQTVVDVPPRSVAHDGPTYQRPFARPDWQDALQADAAERLPRPATGDELRATLLRLVASPNLCDKSWITDQYDRYVQGNTVLAQPADSGMIRVDEETHLGVSVATDCNGRFAKLDPYAGAQLALAEAYRNVATGGAVPLAVSDCLNFGSPEDPAVMWQFAEACRGLKDACDELGIPVTGGNVSLYNQTGETAILPTPVVAVLGVVEDVRRRTPSSFQAAGERIVQLGSTHEELSGSEWAHVVHGHLGGRPPAVNLAAEHNLAALLHDLVGLATSAHDLSDGGLAQALAEAALVGGVGARVELLQGDPFLDLFAESAARAIVTVPVDRLEELMVVAARHAVPAFELGTTGGDVLAVEGQFEVPLAELREAWTATLPNALA
- a CDS encoding glycoside hydrolase domain-containing protein translates to MPSRSVPTPVRHRVRPRFRLPVAGTAAGALTVLLALVLLIPEGPAPAEPPVTDAPVDLAATTTNPVTPGDFTGYGFDQCQTQSQKNMDAWLEHSPFRAVGVYISGNSRFCRDQPNLTPTWVSTQLAKGWRILPITLGPQSTCVGRFPRYGKNIDPTISNDGANGYQAAFKQGKKEAKSAVAAASALGIVPRSTLWYDLEGWSNYKDATCRESALSFLSGWTKKTRKLNYVPGVYSSAGSGIKILDDARIQGRGDVILPDRIWIARWDGVANTSTSYIAEDGWRPGNRMKQYQGGHNETWGGVTINIDSNWLELSDDGTAVPQAACATPAKYKKITPRKSKPKQIRALKCRLQVKGLYPGKMSKKYNKLLRKGIHAWQAQAGQKVKDKWTKKNWASLLSSVG
- a CDS encoding nucleoside deaminase, translating into MITDDDRSFLGLAIEQARIGWEEGGIPIGAALVHEGEVLAVGRNRRVQLGSAIRHGETDCIENAGRLPAKVYRASTLYTTLSPCFMCAGTSVLYDIPRIVVGENTSFEASESWLRSRGVVVDLVDDPVCRELMDTMMREKPDLWAEDIGEES
- a CDS encoding PucR family transcriptional regulator codes for the protein MGATLAEVLALPSFRAASTEVLHGDPERVQVRWVHSSEVFEMGALLAGGEVLLTTGLGLHGRTADHLASYVDQLADAGVAALALELGRTFFAVPEPILAAARRRGLALLAFPAMVPFERMVEDFHELLVRRRVAAGGDAGDAGWRALTQVVIEGHGLRALLDEVSRLAGCAVELRDADGQTVERSRIASVADEDGIATPVRGPAGPLGTLRLLGAEGADRLRLAEVAAHAVALELGRGSGAGHRPGPAQSLVSDLVAGVVVARTDVLHRLAALGWPPPEGRHLVVAAVEVDAAVPLTDAVAATEAALLDDGRGDPAVLVGVTGGHVVVVHRGGRRPVPAQVRDELTGARERIAARLPGRILVAAATPVADPGDLAAAVGRARQVLRTARRYGHRDGVVMERDVAAHRLVTASVDPEAMRGFVQEQVGPLIDHDREHRSELLRTLDAYLACSLSKARTAALLGIRRQSLYDRLTRIERLLGVSLDEPDHRTGLGIALLGWRMRTGLDPQVGFGG